The sequence below is a genomic window from Sphingobacterium sp. ML3W.
TCAGGTTGTGGTGTTGTCAGCAGTGTCTGGGACAACAAATGCTTTAGTAGAAATTGGTCAAGCTTATCTTGCGGATAACAAGGACTTGGCAAAGGAGTTGATTAAGAAGCATAAAGACAAGTACGAAGACCTAATTAAGGAATTGTTCAAAACTGAAGCGGGATATAAAAATGGTAAGAGCTTAATCGAGTCACATTTTAATTTTATTGAAGGATTTGCGCATGAGATCTTTACTCCTGTGGAAGAGAAGATTATTTTAGCACAGGGTGAATTGTTATCTACAGCTTTGTTTCACTTTCACTTAACAGAGATCAATGTTCCTTCTGTTTTATTGCCTGCATTGGATTTCATGAAAATTGATGAAGATAATGAACCTATTGTAGATTACATTACCTCTAAATTGACACCCTTGATTGCGAATCATCCTGAGAATACATTGTTCATTACACAGGGCTTTATTTGTCGTAATTCTTTCGGTGAAGTCGATAATTTACGTCGTGGTGGATCGGATTATACAGCATCTTTAATTGGTGCAGCAATAGGTGCTGATGAAGTGCAGATCTGGACGGATATTGACGGTATGCATAATAATGATCCTCGTATCGTAAAAAATACGTCTCCTATCGCTCATTTGAGTTTTGATGAAGCAGCAGAATTAGCCTACTTTGGTGCGAAAATTTTACATCCTCAATCGGTTTTTCCTGCGCAAAAATATAATGTACCAGTACGTTTGTTGAATACATTAGATCCGACTGCAAGCGGCACATTGATTAGTAAAGAGGGAGGACAAAAGGGAAGTATTCGTGCGATTGCGGCCAAAGATGGCATCACTGCTATTCATATCCATTCTTCTAGGATGTTGTTGGCCTATGGTTTTTTACGTCGTGTTTTTGAAATTTTCGAACGCTACAAGACACCAATCGATATGATTACGACATCAGAAGTGGCCGTATCTGTGACAATTGATGACACGAAAAATCTGCAGGATATCATCAAAGAAGTAGAGGACTTTGGGACAGTTTCAGTTGATGAGGGGCAAACTATTGTCTGTGTAGTAGGTGACTTTGACTTGAATACACATGGTTATGCGGCACGAGTATTGGATGCTGTTAAGCACCTACCTGTCCGTATGATTTCATACGGAGGGTCTGATTATAATGTCTCTGTTTTGTTGGATACAAATCATAAAGTAGAAGCTTTACGTTCTTTACACAACCGTTTATTTTAATTGTAATTTTCTAAATGAAAAACAAAAATATAGAGAGCCAGTTCATTGGAAAGGAAACACCTTTCTACTATTATGACCTGAACGTGTTAGAAGATACGTTAGATGCAGCAATTGCTGCTTCGAGTAAACGTGGGTTTCATGTGCATTTTGCTGTGAAATCTAATTTCAATAGCCGTCTTCTCGAGATGATACAAGCTAAAGGATTTGGAGCAGACTGTGTGAGTGGTAATGAGGTGCAACGTGCAATTGATGCAGGTTTTGACGCTAAAATGATCACTTTTGCCGGTGTTGGTAAGTCTGACAAGGAGATTAATCTAGCGCTAGAACATGATATTTTCGCTTTTAACGTGGAATCGATCCAAGAGTTGGAAGTAATCAATGAACTGGCTGCAGTAAAGGGACGTAAGGCTAAAGTAGCTTTGCGTATTAACCCAAATGTGGATGCAAATACGCATCATTACATTACGACTGGATTAGATGAGAATAAGTTTGGTGTCACTAATGCAGAGCTTGAGAGAGCTGCGGCAGTCATTCGAACTTGTGAAAACATCGAACTTATTGGCCTTCACTTTCATATTGGTTCACAAATAACAGATATGAATGTGTTTAAAAGTTTGTGTGTCAAGGTGAATGAATGGAAGAATTGGTTTGAAGAGCGAGGTGTCCCGATCAAGGTACTGAACGTGGGGGGGGGATTGGGTGTGGATTACCACAATCCAGATAAAAATGCTATTCCTGACTTTGAATCATATTTTGATATCTTTGAAAAGTTTTTGGAGAGAACGCCACAGCAGGAGGTTCATTTTGAATTAGGTCGTGCTTTAGTGGCTCAATGTGGTTCGTTGATCAGTAAGGTTCTGTATGTTAAAAATGGTGTCAAGAAGAACTTTTTGATATTAGATGCAGGTATGACTGAGTTGATGCGTCCTGCTTTGTACCAGGCTTTTCATAAAATTGAAAAACTAGGTGAAGAAGTAGCTTCGGATATCATTAATTATGATGTCGTGGGACCAATTTGTGAAAGTTCAGATTGTTTCGGTAAGGAAGTGCCTTTACCTCTTTCTAGAAGGGGCGACTTAATCGCTATCCGTACAGCTGGAGCGTATGGTGAAGTGATGTCTTCACGATATAATCTGAGAGAAGAAATTCGTTACGTTTATAGTGACGAATTAGCGTAGTACTTAATCCTATGAAATAGAATTGGCCTAAACTTTAAAGAGTTTGGGCCTTTTCGCTTTAGAGGTTATTTATAGCATATTTAATTTTAATTAATTTCATATGAATTCATGCTATTATAGCTTGTAATTGTGTTATATAACTCTTTTTTAAAACATGCTTTTGGTAACCTGACTGCCAGCGCACGCGAAATATATTTCTGTTTTGCTGTTCATCGTCGTACCTTTGTATATGCAAGAAATACTTCAGAAATTATTTATACAGCAGACTACGGTTGATTTTGATCTAAAGGAGGATACTACTGTTTTATTGGCGAATTATGCATTCTTACCAATAAAAGAGTTGATTGATTTTAAACTTGATGCAACAACTGAGTATGAACAGATATTGGTGGAATTGGATACCATGAATTGGCTAGATCCTGTTGTAATGGCATTATTAAAAGGGATAGCGGGATTACAAGCGGGAAATTTAAATGCAGAGATTCATTTATTAGAAGCGCAAGCACAGCAAATTACTGCCTTGGGATATAGCTATCTTGCTTTAGGTTATTTTTTGCAAAACCAGATTGAAAAGGCTGTTCAGGTATATACCGACGCAATTGTATCCTATCCTAAAGAACCTTATTTTTATGCATGTCGTTGTGTACTGAATCGTATTTTAGATGATGACGAAGGTGCTTTTTATGATTATCAAATTGCTAAGCGACTTGATTTTAATTACCATAGCTTATTGGAATGGGAGGAACACTTACCTTATTTGGTAACACTCAAATCTGAGCAAGCAGAGATAGAAGAATTGGAAGAAACTTGGAGTCAGGATACGCAAGATCTAGATGTATTGGCTAAACTAGCACTGGAATTTGTAGATATTTATGATTATCAACATGCAGTCAATCTATATACACAGGGGTTATCACTGGCAAAAGATCAGTCAGATTGGTATGTTTACCGTGCCGCCATTTATACCAAATTGACGCAATATGTGGCAGCCCAGGCAGATTGTGATTTAGCATTGGCAATTGATTCTGGTTGTGTTTCTGCTTACGTATTACGTGCAAAGGTACAAGAATGTTTGAGTAGACATACCGAGGCTTTAGCAGATTATGGAAAAGCAGAATCACTAAACCCAGAGCAATCCGTGATTTATGAGGAACGTGCTTCCTTGTTTGAGCGAATTGGAAAGTTTGAAGATGCGGTTATCGATTATTCGAAATTGATATCTTTGATGAAAGATGATTTCTATCCTTATGTGTTAAGAGCTGATGTATTTGAGCGTTTGGGGAAGCAGGAGGAAGCTTTAATGGATTATTCAAAGGCGATTGATTTGAACCCTTATTATTCAGATCTCTATCAATATCGAGCTGCGATAAAAGAATCCTTAGGCGATATATTGGGAGCTGAAGCTGATTTGCGCAAGTTTGAAGAATTGGATGAAGACTAGATGATTATTGTTATAAAAAAAAGGTTCAGTGTTAAACACTGAACCTTTTTTTATATTAAATACCTAATTCAACTTGGAACAGGAAGCCCCAAGAGTTCTTTTGGTTAACGTTGTTGAATTGCCCCTCTTTGAAAGTATAATTTCCACTCAAATTGAATTTCAGGCGATGTGCTTTCATATATTTGTTTAAGCCAGCTTCGATAATTTCAGTTTGCTTCTCATAAGCGCGGATGTCTTGGTGTGGCTTTACAAATGTATAACGACTCACGACTTCGAAACCATGATTCATGAGGTAAGACATTTGCTGATTGATACCAAATCCTTTATAAGCATAGGCTGTTTTACCTTCTAAGTCAAGATTCAGTGGGTTGTCTACGTCACGACGCATGTATTCTGCTTGATAGGCAAATCCCTGATATTTTAAGATGGCATCTACGAAACTTGTTTTAAGTGTAAATGGATTTTCAACATATTTGCCTGTTTGACCTCCTACTCGGGTAGTTCTATCGTTGTAGCTGTAGCCACCACCGATTGAAAGTTTCGGTGTTTCTTCTCTTTCTAAGTCACCTTCTGAATAGTCTCCGCCATTTTTAAAGTTACCTAAGGGCAAAAATTCGACACGACCAGTGTAAGATAGTCCACCATCCGTGCCACTAGCTGCTCTACCTTCACCGGTTGATATAGCTACTTTGGCATTGATAGGTACTTCTCCAATTTTCTTGCTTAGATTAGCGCTCATACCGAAATCACGGTCAACAGTAAACTTTGAATTCACTAAGGAACGGTCTGCAAACTGTAGCTGCCCAGAAGAGTTCACACGTTGTCTGTTTCCTGGTAATTTGTTTTGACCAAAACTGATGTAAAAATCATCAGTGAAATTGTAGAATACAACTGCGTCACGAACAATGTTCGGAATACCTGTCTCGTCAAAATCCTGGTCACTTCTAGTGAAGGCTAATTGTATTGAGTAGCTAATTTTAGGCGTGTATATGTAACCGTCCACACGCATGCGTAATCGGCGCACACGTGCATCCCATTCGCCATTTGTTTCGCCATCCAATTTTTCTGTGAAACCAATGCGGTTTTGCATTCTAAACCTAAAGTTCGTATAGAAGAGGGAGTCATTGCTGTGGAATTGGATTCCTTTGAAATTTAAGATAGTAGCTCTATCGTCTCGTTCTTGCGCTTTTGACGCAAATGTTAATGTCGCTAGTAAGGCTGTAAGGGTAACAATTTTTGTTGCTCTCATTCGTCTTTTAAAAAAAAGTAATTATAGTAAGGGTTGTTTGTTATTGACTTTTTTAATTTTTATTTATTTTATTCAATTGTACTGGCTATCTCGTAATCCTTGCATATTGGATTAATTCAAGTATAGCTTTAGTAGCTCGAGTCAAATCGTTATCCATTGGTATTAATGTAAGCGATGTTTTTTCAACTACATTAAAAGCAGACATCTTTTAAGATTAGACCATTTTTGTCAGAAACAAAGATAATAATCTAATTGGTTATGCAGGCGTAGGATAAATCAATAAAAAGTAAAAAGCCACTAAAAAGAAGCTTTTTACCATTACTATAACTCTTTGCGCAATCTAGCGACAGGAATATTAAGTGCTTCCCGGTATTT
It includes:
- a CDS encoding aspartate kinase produces the protein MKILKFGGTSVGSAERIKGLLDIVNPSERQVVVLSAVSGTTNALVEIGQAYLADNKDLAKELIKKHKDKYEDLIKELFKTEAGYKNGKSLIESHFNFIEGFAHEIFTPVEEKIILAQGELLSTALFHFHLTEINVPSVLLPALDFMKIDEDNEPIVDYITSKLTPLIANHPENTLFITQGFICRNSFGEVDNLRRGGSDYTASLIGAAIGADEVQIWTDIDGMHNNDPRIVKNTSPIAHLSFDEAAELAYFGAKILHPQSVFPAQKYNVPVRLLNTLDPTASGTLISKEGGQKGSIRAIAAKDGITAIHIHSSRMLLAYGFLRRVFEIFERYKTPIDMITTSEVAVSVTIDDTKNLQDIIKEVEDFGTVSVDEGQTIVCVVGDFDLNTHGYAARVLDAVKHLPVRMISYGGSDYNVSVLLDTNHKVEALRSLHNRLF
- the lysA gene encoding diaminopimelate decarboxylase, coding for MKNKNIESQFIGKETPFYYYDLNVLEDTLDAAIAASSKRGFHVHFAVKSNFNSRLLEMIQAKGFGADCVSGNEVQRAIDAGFDAKMITFAGVGKSDKEINLALEHDIFAFNVESIQELEVINELAAVKGRKAKVALRINPNVDANTHHYITTGLDENKFGVTNAELERAAAVIRTCENIELIGLHFHIGSQITDMNVFKSLCVKVNEWKNWFEERGVPIKVLNVGGGLGVDYHNPDKNAIPDFESYFDIFEKFLERTPQQEVHFELGRALVAQCGSLISKVLYVKNGVKKNFLILDAGMTELMRPALYQAFHKIEKLGEEVASDIINYDVVGPICESSDCFGKEVPLPLSRRGDLIAIRTAGAYGEVMSSRYNLREEIRYVYSDELA
- a CDS encoding tetratricopeptide repeat protein is translated as MQEILQKLFIQQTTVDFDLKEDTTVLLANYAFLPIKELIDFKLDATTEYEQILVELDTMNWLDPVVMALLKGIAGLQAGNLNAEIHLLEAQAQQITALGYSYLALGYFLQNQIEKAVQVYTDAIVSYPKEPYFYACRCVLNRILDDDEGAFYDYQIAKRLDFNYHSLLEWEEHLPYLVTLKSEQAEIEELEETWSQDTQDLDVLAKLALEFVDIYDYQHAVNLYTQGLSLAKDQSDWYVYRAAIYTKLTQYVAAQADCDLALAIDSGCVSAYVLRAKVQECLSRHTEALADYGKAESLNPEQSVIYEERASLFERIGKFEDAVIDYSKLISLMKDDFYPYVLRADVFERLGKQEEALMDYSKAIDLNPYYSDLYQYRAAIKESLGDILGAEADLRKFEELDED
- a CDS encoding porin — its product is MRATKIVTLTALLATLTFASKAQERDDRATILNFKGIQFHSNDSLFYTNFRFRMQNRIGFTEKLDGETNGEWDARVRRLRMRVDGYIYTPKISYSIQLAFTRSDQDFDETGIPNIVRDAVVFYNFTDDFYISFGQNKLPGNRQRVNSSGQLQFADRSLVNSKFTVDRDFGMSANLSKKIGEVPINAKVAISTGEGRAASGTDGGLSYTGRVEFLPLGNFKNGGDYSEGDLEREETPKLSIGGGYSYNDRTTRVGGQTGKYVENPFTLKTSFVDAILKYQGFAYQAEYMRRDVDNPLNLDLEGKTAYAYKGFGINQQMSYLMNHGFEVVSRYTFVKPHQDIRAYEKQTEIIEAGLNKYMKAHRLKFNLSGNYTFKEGQFNNVNQKNSWGFLFQVELGI